A section of the Phaseolus vulgaris cultivar G19833 chromosome 8, P. vulgaris v2.0, whole genome shotgun sequence genome encodes:
- the LOC137824497 gene encoding FAM10 family protein At4g22670-like, which yields MGSKTKIPLLIPGLLAILIFISPKLAMAARNFEEGEVVKETNEVGDARLVDDISIPDILNGVVGGVINGIVGSIPGISGGIPGISGGIPGISGSIPGISGGTPGITGGIPGITGGIPGISGGIPGITGGIPRYGGIPRYGGFFGGGYPGQGGYRGGLDCPYSCCVSAFEGGYCTRCCTI from the exons ATGGGTTCCAAGACCAAGATACCATTACTTATCCCAGGTCTGCTGGCCATCCTCATTTTCATTTCCCCAAAGCTGGCAATGGCAGCTAGGAATTTTGAAGAGG GCGAGGTTGTTAAAGAGACAAATGAAGTAGGCGATGCCAGATTAGTAGATGATATTTCAATCCCAGACATACTTAATGGAGTTGTTGGTGGCGTTATTAATGGCATTGTTGGTAGCATCCCGGGGATCAGTGGTGGCATCCCGGGCATCAGTGGTGGCATCCCGGGCATCAGTGGTAGCATCCCAGGCATCAGTGGTGGCACCCCGGGCATCACTGGTGGCATCCCGGGCATCACTGGTGGCATCCCGGGGATCAGTGGTGGCATCCCGGGCATCACTGGTGGCATACCTAGATATGGTGGCATCCCTAGATATGGTGGCTTCTTTGGTGGTGGCTATCCAGGTCAAGGAGGATATAGAGGGGGACTGGATTGCCCTTATAGCTGTTGTGTTTCGGCATTTGAAGGTGGTTATTGCACACGCTGCTGCACAATCTGA
- the LOC137825845 gene encoding uncharacterized protein, translated as MTTAARPTWAPVKGGNEQGGRIFGPSQKYSSRDIASHITLKPRKDGQNTQDELKRRKLRDELEDRERRHFSSKNKSYDDKGSHVFLEGSKREIEDHIVPRSVDGDDSDVEVKSDDDEEDDTEALLADLEQIKKERAVRKERQQQEEELKMKETQLLRGNPLLYNPTSFNVKRKWDDDVVFKNQVRGETKTAKRFINDTIRNDFHRKFLHKYMK; from the coding sequence ATGACTACCGCCGCTCGACCCACATGGGCACCTGTAAAAGGTGGCAACGAACAAGGTGGTCGAATCTTCGGTCCCTCGCAGAAGTACTCTTCTCGGGACATCGCATCGCACATCACTCTCAAGCCAAGGAAAGATGGGCAGAACACACAGGATGAGTTAAAGAGAAGGAAGCTGCGTGATGAACTGGAAGATCGTGAACGGAGGCATTTCTcatcaaaaaataaatcttaCGATGACAAGGGTAGTCATGTGTTTTTGGAAGGATCAAAGAGAGAAATTGAAGACCACATTGTTCCTCGTAGTGTTGATGGAGATGATTCTGATGTTGAAGTCAAAAGTGATGACGATGAGGAGGATGACACTGAAGCATTGCTAGCCGACCTTGAACAAATAAAGAAGGAAAGAGCAGTACGCAAGGAACGACAACAACAGGAGGAAGAGCTCAAAATGAAAGAGACACAGCTTCTACGCGGAAACCCACTGCTCTATAATCCAACTTCTTTCAATGTCAAAAGGAAGTGGGATGATgatgtagtgttcaagaaccaAGTCCGCGGTGAAACCAAAACAGCAAAGCGATTCATCAATGATACCATCAGGAATGATTTCCATAGGAAATTCCTACATAAATACATGAAGTAA
- the LOC137826959 gene encoding glycine-rich cell wall structural protein 2-like → MVSEETLLILGLMAMASLIPSQVTARSLAEARSMSSIKEKNDTNGKNPSTGTTDGFCSTFDCMGWNPGGGPRDYGGDTPGGGPGYSGGHHGGDRPGGGPGYSGFDRPGGGPGYSGGDRPGGGPGYTGGDRPGGGPGYTGGDRPGGGPGYTGGGRPGGGPGYSGGDRPGGGPGYYEGDRPGGGPGYYRGEHGGDKPGAGAGPGGGPGYYEGDKPGGGPGDYGGGQGGEPGVGYGGRPGGGYGGGPGGAGVKRYPKAHN, encoded by the exons ATGGTTTCTGAGGAAACTTTACTCATCCTAGGCCTCATGGCCATGGCTTCTCTCATACCGTCTCAAGTCACTGCTAGGAGCCTTGCTGAGGCTCGCTCAATGTCTTCTATAAAGG AGAAAAACGACACCAATGGAAAAAATCCAAGCACAGGAACCACTGATGGGTTCTGTTCCACATTTGATTGCATGGGTTGGAATCCTGGCGGTGGACCCCGTGATTATGGAGGTGATACACCTGGCGGGGGACCTGGTTATTCTGGAGGCCACCATGGAGGTGATAGACCTGGCGGCGGACCCGGTTATTCTGGATTTGACAGACCTGGCGGCGGACCCGGTTATTCTGGAGGCGACAGACCTGGCGGCGGACCCGGTTATACTGGAGGCGACAGACCTGGCGGCGGACCCGGTTATACTGGAGGCGACAGACCTGGCGGCGGACCCGGTTATACTGGAGGAGGCAGACCTGGCGGCGGACCCGGTTATTCTGGAGGAGACAGACCTGGCGGCGGACCGGGTTATTATGAAGGCGACAGACCTGGCGGCGGACCCGGTTATTATAGAGGCGAACATGGAGGTGATAAACCTGGCGCTGGAGCAGGACCTGGCGGGGGACCCGGTTATTATGAAGGTGATAAACCTGGTGGCGGACCCGGTGATTATGGAGGCGGCCAAGGAGGTGAGCCTGGTGTGGGCTATGGTGGCAGGCCTGGTGGGGGCTATGGGGGCGGGCCTGGTGGGGCTGGCGTTAAGAGGTACCCTAAAGCCCATAATTAG